In one Tripterygium wilfordii isolate XIE 37 chromosome 22, ASM1340144v1, whole genome shotgun sequence genomic region, the following are encoded:
- the LOC119991537 gene encoding uncharacterized protein LOC119991537, with amino-acid sequence MSSPCISDCIEDVARLPVRPTYVRLYRWPESEAEFLNPNMRRGPGAHPRVVDSVWCRQMYLRSYTFSRKETVLEKTKKSFGKARETVKNKSIRMKTGKGKNGIPCRRKCLVLRRAKEVTCAGLFSIFKRLLACTTKVDVADHQTRT; translated from the coding sequence ATGTCGTCGCCGTGCATCTCTGACTGCATAGAAGACGTTGCTCGTCTCCCTGTCAGGCCGACTTACGTGAGACTCTACAGGTGGCCCGAATCCGAGGCGGAGTTCTTGAACCCTAACATGCGCCGGGGACCGGGTGCGCACCCTAGGGTTGTGGACAGCGTCTGGTGCAGGCAAATGTACCTGAGGAGCTATACGTTCTCAAGAAAGGAGACTGTTCTGGAAAAGACTAAGAAGTCCTTTGGGAAAGCGAGAGAGACGGTGAAAAACAAGTCAATTAGGATGAAGACTGGAAAGGGCAAAAATGGGATTCCATGTAGAAGGAAGTGCTTGGTGTTGAGGAGGGCGAAGGAGGTGACTTGTGCTGGACTGTTCTCCATCTTCAAGCGATTGCTGGCTTGCACCACCAAAGTCGACGTGGCTGATCATCAAACGAGAACATGA